The Epinephelus moara isolate mb chromosome 21, YSFRI_EMoa_1.0, whole genome shotgun sequence DNA window ATAGTGATAGTCAGTGAGTATTACTGTAAGAGTCTTGGTGTATATGGACACCAGTCAGTCTCTGTTCCAGTCTGACAGGTTGCTCAGAGTACACCACCGTTTGCAGTAAAGGTTTCAATGGTCTATTTCCAGAATATCCCTCCACTCTTCAGAATATGAATAGCTGTGGGTCCTTTCAAAACATGTCTTTCCCCACTTGTAAATGTTAAGAAGTTGCTGCCCCACCCTAGTTTGACCCAGGCCAAAACCAACTTTGGAAACCTggctgaaatgttttaaaacagtacatttcctctgtttttaaaCTCTGCAGAAGGCACAGTCTGGAGGAGCATTAAACATCTACTTTTCCAGCCGTGTTTTAACACAAAAGGACATGCTCATAAAGCTGCCAGAGTGATGAACAGGGCATTCCTGTGTCCAACTCTGCATTCCTCGGGCTAATAGACAACAACAGCAGGGCCCTGCTGAACTCACTGACTAACTGAAACTGGTCGTTTACATTCTGactttagcctgttagcataaACCTGCCATACATTAGCCACCAACTGACAGCGGTGTGACCAGTAACTGGTTATTATCAGTGTTGTCAACTACCCCAGTTCACCTAAGATGGGCTAAATGCCATTGGGGGCTTTCACTAGTGTTGGTGaaactgacaaacaccaaactTGGTCAGACAAAGTCAAGGCACAAGACGCATAAGCTAGCCACACAGGCAATGTAAACAAACGGGGTCGGGACGCTAAACAGACCTGCTAACGCCGCGAGCTAACGGCTAACAAAggaactagctagctaatgatCGACAGCCAGGTAACGTTTAAACCGATGACAAGCCAGCTGGGAGAGGTAGCAACTAAGTTAACGTTAATGTAGCTGCTCTAATGTACAGAAACCACTGGTGTGTTGTGCTGTATCCATGTTAAACACAATAAACCCTTCAACAGTTACCCGAAGTCATCGTCCATAGATTTGAAGAAGAATTTGTAATTTGGCTTCTTGAGGACATTTTTGAAGTCTGCCAGAGTGACTTTGTCCGCCGGCACCGACAGCTTCACCAGATACGGTGTCTCCTGGTCGTCGAGGTGGTAGATAATCTTGGTCTCCCCCATCTCGGACTGCGGCTGAGGCGAGGCAGGCAGGGTGCATCAAGCCGAGGGCCTGGCAGGCTCCCTCTCGGGCCCCGACTCCCCGTGGCGCTGGCGGCGGCTGTGCCGTGGTCCTCCCGGCTCTCCCTGGCTGACCAGCTCGCTACGTAGCCCTggttctctctttctctacgCCAGTTCGCTAGCGTTACGCCTGcctttctattaaaaaaaacccttgcTCCTCCACGAAGCGTCCCAACACCGCCCGAGGACTGAACCGCGTTAGTTCCCGTTTGTATTAAACTTTCAATGCGCCGCAGAAAGCTTAGAAATGACTGGAAAACTGTTTGAAAACGAGGTGAAGATAAACAATCTGTGAAGGGTCGGTTTTCTCCTCTCGCTAGCTGCCAGGCTCAGTCGGGACTTTGTTGCACACGAAACTGCACAAAATCGTCCAAGCCTGTCTCGGAGGGGCGCCatccacaggagaggaggagactgaCAGCTTTACGTTACTCCTGCTGCAGTGCGTGAGTCAACAGAGGCGGTCATACAGATAGAGGCAGCAGGCCCCTGCAGCCAGAGGGGCCACATGTGGCAGGGAATATATGATGTGGGATTAATGGCTCAGAGATTGTGCTATATATAGTGCCTTTCTACACTTCCAACCACTCAatgtgcttttacactacatcttacattcacacattcatacaccaCTGCagccaggggtgtcaaactcattttagttcaggggccacatacagcccaatttgatctcaagtgggccggacctgcaaaaccactgcataataaccaacaaataaaaaacctcTTCAAATACATTctgaaaacaaatgatgaacagcCTGCAATATCCTAAAAAAAGATGTGCACATTCAACAGTATGTCTGTTTTTTCCACATTCACtcagtctactactcactttcattacatgtgtattttttcataattttccacTAAACTAGAAGCTATTGAAGAAGCAGGTGAAGTCATCtcctgccttacaaaccatttacaaattTACTGAAATTTTGTCAGTGCCTTAGCAACAGGGTTAAACCAATATTGTTCTAAtatagaagtctgatacagattattttgtactgaagctgctggttgacaatattttgcacagtcTTCAATATCTGTGAATATGATCACAGTAAGTActcattgttatttcagagagctgtattctggtcagggtgaaaAGCATCTGAGGCtgaattttacatgaagtatctGCTCACTCTTTAAAGTGCTCCTGAAACCtgttagccttcacaagtgcattgACATttggtgtgcaaagtcatctagagGGTTGGATTGGACGCTCTGGTGGGCCGGGCCTGGTcttatgtttgacacccctgcactagtggctgaggctaccatacaaggtgccacctgctactcagtttaaacatttgcactcacctgctgctgctgtattttattgttgtttttaattgttctaGGATGCCTTTTTACAGCTGGTGAAGGGACTGCTGATGAAAACTAGCCTTTCAGATAATTTGGGTGCCTTTACGTTTGTTAAACTGTTAATTAATGCACACTGTCCcttttcttaaataaataaaagtaagtaaaataaaaaagcataatGGAAACATCCTTGTGCATCTTAAGAAGCACTATAATAAACCCAAGACACTTACCCACAGCTGGTACACCCACAGGTGttttaaaggggctctatgtGAAATTTAGAGCATGTAAGTTGTCTGGACATGGCTGCCAACATGGAGGTGGTTGAgccagtggctagcagctaacaatgctaattCTATAAACAGTGCTAATGCATGACAACAGTTCTAACAGTGTAAACTGGGGGGGAACCAGAGGACAAAGGAAACCGTTGCTCCACCATATCTTTagatagcaaatagtggttatCATGGCTTATTATGACCTCTTCTCAGTGCTCTATAGGCAGGTACAGTGACTTGTATCTCAGtcttttctctattttcttGCACCAATGCCATAAAAAAACCTTCACAATTTTAATCACTTTATGGATTTGGGATTTCTCAAATTCATATTGTTGCTCCGCCCAACCTGAGCAGAGGTCTAATTAGCCTGAGTAAATGAAAACACCGGTGGTAGTGTGATTGATTTTATGTCTGAAATACCTTTTTTCAAGTGTATTTGGCATCAAGCTTACTTGAGTTATACCAGCATTTTTACATTTGCACTATGCCAGTTACATAAGCTGACCAATTAGTTCTTCACCTCCAATTACATAAATGTAGACAGATGGCATGACACAACAAGTGACAGGTTAATATCATGAACTCCTGTGTTTTAGCATCTAGTAATATACGCTCTCAAGTCAAATGTGAATATGTACAGCAACCGGAGTTTATTGGACTGAATGAACTTTGATTTGCCATAACAGACATTACAAAGCAAAGAGTAAATATACCATATCGCTCAATGGACAGTTAATGAAAGTTACTCAATCAATAGAAGGTGTACAAAATGGAGAGTCTGAAATAGACGTGGAGAGTCTACTGTTCTTCTGCGAATAAAACATTACtgatatcatcatcattatcatcatcatcatcataattatCTACTTAAATCCTGCCGCTGCAGTGGGCGGGCTTGACAATATAATATTTTTAcgtacaaatacaaaaaagggaaaaggggATTTggtctctttcttcttcttctttttttaaataagctCTGAAGAGTGCTGGAGAGCAGAGTGGCGTCAGGTCTCAGTCGTCTAGAAAGTCATCATCGAGGTTAACGTCTGTGGTGTCGATGTCATCAAGCTCCATGTTGTCCAGGTCCACTTCCAGCTCGTCCAGAGTCTACATAAAGACACGCACAAAGGAGAAATAGATTTTATAAGCATTACTCATCAAGAATATAACTACCAATTGAGAACATTTCCTTGTATTATATTCCTAAAAGTACATAATGCCACAATTTTTTTTGGTTATAAACAGACAGTATAAtcaacagacaaaaacagaagaagaacatgTCCAACCTCTTTTTGTGATGTGGAGAATTCAGggacttcctcctcctcctcctcctcctcctcctcctcctcttctttgtcCACTGCTGCAGGCACAACAGGTTCAGGCTGTGAAGACGCCACAGCTGCTACCGCTGCAGCGATGACAGGAGCTGCTGCCACTTCCTCATCACTGTCATGTGTCTGCTGGGAAAGAGCGAGTCAAATAAAGTTTAAGAAAAAGTTTTGACTGTTGCAAAATGTATGTACTCAGGTTACTATTAGATAAAAGTTGGCTGAATAGAAAATGTTGGATAGAGCAGACAAACCTTGGGGACAGTAGGAATAAAGGTTCCTTTGGGCTCGTATCCCTGAGCCTCCTCAAGAATATTCCTGTCTTCGTTGAGCTGAAAAATGTTggagtttgttaaaatacaggAGAGAGGACTGAGATACAACTATAGAAATGTTGCCTGCATGCAACACCACTACCTCATTTGTCAACATAAAACTCACCGTGACAAGAGGATAATCTTTGGCAGGCCTAGTGGTGCCCAAGCAGGACTCTCGGAGGTAATGCTCAGCTGCAAAGGCTTCCTTCAGCCCGGGGAAGAGATTCTCATACTCTGTGGGGTCTGCTAAAGACTCGGCTGCCTTCTGGTTGACCTTAGCGAGGTTCTCCCTCCACAATTTAACCACACGGGACACCTGGCTGGGCAGGTAGGTGCGAGCCAGGAAGGCAGCTTCAGGCAGTCGGTTTGTCCTGATCAGAAGCTCCAAACACTGATCCAGACTGTGCAAAAAAGATTATATGTAGTTACAACAAATTTTATGTGATCAATACACATCTATTCCCCAATTTGTCCACCAATGTCACATTCAGCTGGTACTCACTTTCCCTGCAGGAAATAGGTCATGAAGGCCACATTGTTCTTGCCGTCTCTCTCTGCGCCCTCAGCCAGCTTGCCCACCATTGTGGCGTTACCGGACGCTGTGGCAAGGAGCAGCAGGCCACCGTAATCCTGGGCATGGTGCAGGCACTCCTGGGCCAGGCCGAATTGGCACTTGCTGATAGCCAGCTCCGCCAACTGCTTCCACTTCTGCTCTGACTGCAGgagttaaaatgacaaatattagAAATGTACTGGACAGAGGACCTGATCAGTAATGACATTACAGGGAGGCGATGGACAAAATCTTGTGAGTCATTGTGAATTGTCTGGCAAGGTTTTTAGAAGGTCAGAAGATGTGGTAAGCCAGCTAGTGTGCTCTTACCTCTGCCTCCACAGCCAGCTGGTAGGCGATCTTCAACTCTCCCAGCTGCAGCGCCAGCTCAAACCTGTGCTCGGGGTCTGTGGACACAGCCAGCGCCTGCTGCTTGAAGCCctgaagaaacaaaaacaaaacctatcAGCATCCTACAAGCACAAACTGTTCATCATTGTTGGAGTAAAAGCTAAATACATTATCAATTAGACGATCATCTGGTATCACTGATGGTGCCCGTGCATGACCTCTTATCAAGTTGTGTACAAAAAAATTGGCATCTTTTCTATTAAACTAAAAGACTGCAATTAAATAACAGAGAAAATCAACTCCTGCTGTATTTCCTTACCTGTTTCTCCAGGAAATGGGCCACCCTGGTGCGCTGTTCTTTAGGAATTGTGGGAAGCACCTTGTCAGCCATGCCAAAGTCCCTCCTCATGACAGCAGTTTGGTACTCCAGGACGGAGACCAGCAGGGAGTAGCTGACAATGTTGAGCTCCTTGTCTCCCAGGTACAGACGGTCATCTTTTGGAATGTAACCCAGCAGGTACATGGTTCTGCAGGGAGAGAAGGCAGCAGGTGAAAAAGATGCAGCATCCTTCACAGCAACCAATTAAACTTTTAGAGATAAGCTTCTATTTCTCCAgactattacattttttcataattacattttattcagCAAATCATATACCCACTTAAATTGAAGCTGAACTATATGCTGTATTTGTACCTGTCCAGGTGAGCAATAGTGACTATCTCTCCTCCTACATAGTAGTTGAGTCTGTTCACAGAGCTGGTGTAGATGAAGCAGTCTCCGACCCAGAGTCCAGTCTTAACAATCTCCTGGATCTCTCCCTGGAcctgcacatttaaaaaaaacaagcacacaaaGTTTTTAGTTGAAGCTGGAATAGCACCTTGTGGGTACAAACAAAATTCACTGGGACAGATATTAAACCCAGTGAGTACTTCTTTGAGATTTAACTTAAATGCACCCACCTCAAAGGCATCTTCAATACCATCCTCAGTCACTCCTTCATTGTTCTCTTGAGAAGCAGCTACTTTATCTGACATGTAACGCAGAATGAAGAAGGACTCCTCTGTGGCGATGCAGACCAGTTCACCAGAGTCTGACCAGAAGATCTGGACAAATTATTaataagggaaaaaaatgacaatgtaGAGAATCAGACAGAAACAGGGAGCGAATAAAATAACAGCCTTTCTTGGCcatgactcattttgacaaacagaaatttaaagatacataaattatataaaatgtttgtggtaaTTTAGACCtaagaaattaaaatgtaagACTATATAACGACTTTTACACCCtaacgtttaaaaaaaaagtgaaagtgaaaagtcAGTCTTACGTGTTTGGGCTGGATCTCAATGCGGCGGATCAGCTCTGTGTTCTCCCAGTCATAAAATGCCAGGCCATTCACTGACCTCACCCCAAGCAAGAAACCTCCATAGATCCCTGCAGGGAAGAATGGGAACACATCCATTGAGGAAATCAGTGGGAACTATCAACTTCCAAAACTACACATCTAAACAACAATGTTCATGTTACCTTCAGCTCCAAAGTCAGGCTTGAaggatttcttttctttgaaaTTTTTGAAGATTTTGACGATACTGTTGCTTTCTCTGATGGCATATctgttgttgaaaaaaaaaaaaaaaaagagtatagCAGTTAACTCACTGACACAGAGGTATAAAGCAGCGAAGTCACAC harbors:
- the copb2 gene encoding coatomer subunit beta' isoform X2, which produces MPLRLDIKRRLTARSDRVKSVDLHPTEPWMLASLYNGSVCVWNHETQTLVKTFEVCDLPVRASKFVARKNWVITGADDMQIRVFNYNTLERVHMFEAHSDYIRCIAVHPTQPYILTSSDDMLIKLWDWEKKWSCSQVFEGHTHYVMQIVINPKDNNQFASASLDRTIKVWQLGSSSPNFTLEGHEKGVNCIDYYSGGDKPYLISGADDRQVKIWDYQNKTCVQTLEGHAQNVSCVSFHPELPIIITGSEDGTVRIWHSSTYRLESTLNYGMERVWCVCGLRGSNNVALGYDEGSIIIKVGREEPAMSMDTNGKIIWAKHSEIQQANLKAMGDAEIKDGERLPLAVKDMGSCEIYPQTIQHNPNGRFVVVCGDGEYIIYTAMALRNKSFGSAQEFVWAHDSSEYAIRESNSIVKIFKNFKEKKSFKPDFGAEGIYGGFLLGVRSVNGLAFYDWENTELIRRIEIQPKHIFWSDSGELVCIATEESFFILRYMSDKVAASQENNEGVTEDGIEDAFEVQGEIQEIVKTGLWVGDCFIYTSSVNRLNYYVGGEIVTIAHLDRTMYLLGYIPKDDRLYLGDKELNIVSYSLLVSVLEYQTAVMRRDFGMADKVLPTIPKEQRTRVAHFLEKQGFKQQALAVSTDPEHRFELALQLGELKIAYQLAVEAESEQKWKQLAELAISKCQFGLAQECLHHAQDYGGLLLLATASGNATMVGKLAEGAERDGKNNVAFMTYFLQGNLDQCLELLIRTNRLPEAAFLARTYLPSQVSRVVKLWRENLAKVNQKAAESLADPTEYENLFPGLKEAFAAEHYLRESCLGTTRPAKDYPLVTLNEDRNILEEAQGYEPKGTFIPTVPKTHDSDEEVAAAPVIAAAVAAVASSQPEPVVPAAVDKEEEEEEEEEEEEEVPEFSTSQKETLDELEVDLDNMELDDIDTTDVNLDDDFLDD
- the copb2 gene encoding coatomer subunit beta' isoform X1, with translation MPLRLDIKRRLTARSDRVKSVDLHPTEPWMLASLYNGSVCVWNHETQTLVKTFEVCDLPVRASKFVARKNWVITGADDMQIRVFNYNTLERVHMFEAHSDYIRCIAVHPTQPYILTSSDDMLIKLWDWEKKWSCSQVFEGHTHYVMQIVINPKDNNQFASASLDRTIKVWQLGSSSPNFTLEGHEKGVNCIDYYSGGDKPYLISGADDRQVKIWDYQNKTCVQTLEGHAQNVSCVSFHPELPIIITGSEDGTVRIWHSSTYRLESTLNYGMERVWCVCGLRGSNNVALGYDEGSIIIKVGREEPAMSMDTNGKIIWAKHSEIQQANLKAMGDAEIKDGERLPLAVKDMGSCEIYPQTIQHNPNGRFVVVCGDGEYIIYTAMALRNKSFGSAQEFVWAHDSSEYAIRESNSIVKIFKNFKEKKSFKPDFGAEGIYGGFLLGVRSVNGLAFYDWENTELIRRIEIQPKHIFWSDSGELVCIATEESFFILRYMSDKVAASQENNEGVTEDGIEDAFEVQGEIQEIVKTGLWVGDCFIYTSSVNRLNYYVGGEIVTIAHLDRTMYLLGYIPKDDRLYLGDKELNIVSYSLLVSVLEYQTAVMRRDFGMADKVLPTIPKEQRTRVAHFLEKQGFKQQALAVSTDPEHRFELALQLGELKIAYQLAVEAESEQKWKQLAELAISKCQFGLAQECLHHAQDYGGLLLLATASGNATMVGKLAEGAERDGKNNVAFMTYFLQGNLDQCLELLIRTNRLPEAAFLARTYLPSQVSRVVKLWRENLAKVNQKAAESLADPTEYENLFPGLKEAFAAEHYLRESCLGTTRPAKDYPLVTLNEDRNILEEAQGYEPKGTFIPTVPKQTHDSDEEVAAAPVIAAAVAAVASSQPEPVVPAAVDKEEEEEEEEEEEEEVPEFSTSQKETLDELEVDLDNMELDDIDTTDVNLDDDFLDD